The following coding sequences lie in one Amycolatopsis cihanbeyliensis genomic window:
- a CDS encoding SDR family NAD(P)-dependent oxidoreductase yields MSTERIAIVGIGLRYPDAASTQDLWENVLAGRRAFRRLPDERMNHADYYSPDPNAPDRFYTDKAAVLRDYEFDRLKYKIAGSTFRSTDLTHWLALDVAATALADAGFPDAVGLPRETTGVVFGNSLTGEFSRANLMRLRWPYVRRTLAAALAAKGWEDDETSAFLRDLESVYKAPFPPVDEDSLAGGLANTIAGRTCNYFDLRGGGYTVDGACSSSLISVATAAKALTDGDLDVGLAGGVDLSIDPFEVIGFAKTGALAADEMKVYDKDSNGFWPGEGAGVVVLMRETDAVARGLRIYASITGWGISSDGKGGITRPEAGGHRLAIRRAYARAGYGVETVGYFEGHGTGTALGDATELEAIGSTLREADPAGRPAAISSIKGNFGHTKAAAGVGGLIKAALSVHHQIIPPATGHDEPHPELTGDAPALYVPRGPGLWPADRPIRAGVSAMGFGGVNTHIALERAVGTTRRAELPMRTVTLTGSRQDAELLLLDAADHTELRGRVAGLAELAPALSFAEVADLAGTLAGQLSGGPVRAAVVTTDPEDATAKLGRLLAALDSGERSLFAVDGIFLDRRLTAPRIAYLFPGQGSGRGPFGAIHRRFAAAEAVFEQAGVPTGGDQVATQVAQPRIVAGSVAALRVLHTLGIDADVAVGHSLGELTALAWAGAMSTTDVLRLAKVRGEVMANASRGGGTMAGLATTPDRAEELCADDPVVIAGYNGPEQTVVAGDAGAVDRVCARARAAGITASRINVSHAFHSSLVRPAYEAMAGRLAEFTFTRPTRAVVSTVTGDLLDPDTDLRVLLRDQVLCPVRFHEAAAKAATGADLAVEVGPGRVLTGLLRDIAPDTPVLPVDADSRSLDSLLSVLGAAHALGAAVDTEALFGGRVLRPLPLEGGFTFLASPCETAPDLAVGLAVPAADTATEMAAATGSGDADPSTLDLLRTLAAERVELPLETVTEATHPLDHLHLSSITVGQLVNDATSRLGLPTLEATTSFATATLGEIAELIDGLAESAQGEGNGGGSTEVAGVGQWVRPFSVDQVAVRAPEVDIGTGPAGTWQAFAPAGHPLAERLRVALAEAGIGDGVLLCLPDSGEEHVELFLKAGQAAADAPPGTRFVVVQHRFGASGLARTAFLEATGVPTTIVTLADLASPTGAELDDAARRVVIEAAATTSFSEVRYDAGGGRTVPVLHVLQPPTEPRTGTPLDGSDVLLVTGGAKGITAECALAMARDSGAKLALTGRDDPARDEEISANLARMAAAGVVCRYERADVTDADQVAAAVARFEADLGPVTAVMHGAGRNEPAALTNLTEERFHQTLAVKVSGLRAVLDAVAQDRLKLLVTFGSIIGRAGLSGEAHYSTANDWMTELAVDFQRAHPEARVLAMEWSVWSGAGMGERLGVVEALLRDGITPISVEDGVSVLRQVLADPSAGPVLTITGRMGGLPTLPLDRSQELPLTRFVDRVLVHYPNVELVTEVELSPGSDPYLSDHLLDGDLLFPAVVGMEAMAQVATAVLGRTGVPLLEDVEFLRPIVARPGTATSVRLAALVRDNETVSVAIRAEDTGFGADHFRATLRLPRPPLPEGDTAREATRLPPVPVDPITELYGTVMFQGKRFQRLLGYRRASARHAVAELSTTTPAPWFAAYLPQDQVLANPGTRDAVMHALQCCVPDATLLPQSVQRLYLAAPTDQHVDYVIVDARERVRDGDSYVYDIDVLEPAGRVIEHWQGLTLRAVRKKDGSGPWVPAMLSGYLERALERVLGGGRAVVVEPDPEPGVPADRRAQTGLAASRGFGRPVTVRHRPDGRPEVDGATISASHGAGLSLVVAGPGRLGCDVETVAHRTEKDWAGLLGDGLRDIRDLVMAESAEDADVAGTRMWCALECLRKAGVTDRTLTVHRVHEGGWVVLSAGDARVATLSTTINGLPDPVVFAVLSQQE; encoded by the coding sequence TTGAGCACCGAGCGGATCGCGATCGTTGGCATCGGACTTCGTTACCCCGACGCCGCCAGCACCCAGGATCTCTGGGAGAACGTCCTGGCCGGGCGACGTGCCTTCCGTAGGCTGCCCGACGAGCGGATGAACCACGCGGACTACTACTCGCCCGACCCGAACGCGCCGGACCGCTTCTATACCGACAAGGCGGCCGTACTGCGCGACTACGAGTTCGATCGGCTCAAGTACAAAATCGCGGGCAGCACCTTCCGGTCGACAGACCTCACGCACTGGCTGGCGCTGGACGTCGCGGCGACGGCACTGGCCGACGCCGGCTTCCCGGACGCGGTGGGCCTGCCCCGCGAGACCACCGGCGTGGTCTTCGGCAACAGCTTGACCGGCGAGTTCTCCCGCGCCAACCTGATGCGGTTGCGCTGGCCCTACGTCCGGCGCACCCTCGCCGCCGCGCTGGCCGCCAAGGGCTGGGAGGACGACGAGACCAGCGCCTTCCTGCGTGACCTGGAATCGGTGTACAAGGCGCCGTTCCCGCCCGTCGACGAGGACAGCCTCGCCGGCGGGCTCGCCAACACCATCGCGGGACGCACGTGCAACTACTTCGACCTCCGCGGCGGTGGTTACACCGTCGACGGCGCCTGCTCCTCCTCGCTGATCTCGGTCGCCACCGCGGCCAAGGCGCTGACCGACGGCGACCTCGACGTCGGCCTCGCGGGCGGCGTCGACCTTTCCATCGACCCGTTCGAGGTGATCGGCTTCGCCAAGACCGGGGCGCTGGCAGCGGACGAGATGAAGGTCTACGACAAGGACTCCAACGGCTTCTGGCCGGGCGAAGGCGCGGGCGTCGTCGTCCTGATGCGCGAGACCGACGCCGTCGCCCGCGGTCTGCGCATCTACGCGTCGATCACCGGCTGGGGCATTTCCTCCGACGGCAAGGGCGGCATCACGCGCCCGGAGGCCGGAGGTCACCGGCTGGCCATCCGGCGCGCCTACGCCAGGGCCGGGTACGGCGTGGAGACCGTCGGCTACTTCGAGGGCCACGGCACGGGAACCGCGCTCGGCGACGCCACCGAGCTCGAGGCGATCGGCTCGACCCTGCGTGAAGCCGACCCTGCCGGTCGGCCGGCCGCGATCAGCTCGATCAAGGGCAACTTCGGCCACACCAAGGCAGCCGCGGGCGTCGGCGGGCTGATCAAGGCAGCCCTCTCGGTCCACCACCAGATCATCCCGCCGGCCACCGGGCACGACGAGCCGCACCCGGAGCTCACCGGCGACGCCCCCGCCCTGTACGTCCCGCGCGGACCGGGGCTCTGGCCCGCCGACCGGCCGATCAGGGCTGGTGTGTCGGCAATGGGCTTCGGCGGCGTCAACACGCACATCGCGCTCGAGCGGGCGGTCGGCACCACCCGCCGCGCCGAGCTGCCCATGCGGACGGTGACGCTGACCGGCAGCAGGCAGGACGCCGAGCTACTGCTGCTGGACGCCGCGGACCACACCGAGCTGCGCGGTCGGGTCGCCGGGCTGGCCGAGCTGGCGCCCGCGCTGTCGTTCGCCGAGGTCGCCGACCTGGCAGGGACGCTGGCCGGGCAGCTCTCCGGCGGCCCGGTGCGCGCTGCCGTCGTGACCACCGACCCCGAGGACGCCACCGCCAAGCTCGGCCGGCTGCTCGCCGCGCTCGACTCGGGCGAGCGGAGCCTGTTCGCCGTGGACGGGATCTTCCTCGACCGGCGGCTGACCGCGCCGAGGATCGCCTACCTGTTCCCCGGCCAGGGATCCGGACGTGGTCCCTTCGGCGCGATCCACCGCCGTTTCGCCGCCGCGGAGGCCGTGTTCGAGCAGGCGGGCGTGCCGACCGGCGGTGACCAGGTGGCCACCCAGGTGGCGCAGCCGCGCATCGTCGCCGGCTCCGTCGCGGCCCTGCGAGTGCTGCACACGCTGGGCATCGACGCCGACGTCGCGGTCGGCCACAGCCTCGGCGAGCTGACCGCGCTGGCCTGGGCGGGTGCCATGAGCACCACCGACGTGCTGCGCTTGGCAAAGGTACGCGGAGAAGTCATGGCCAACGCCAGCCGGGGCGGGGGCACAATGGCCGGTCTCGCCACCACTCCTGACCGGGCCGAAGAGCTGTGCGCGGACGACCCGGTGGTGATCGCCGGATACAACGGACCGGAGCAGACGGTCGTCGCGGGCGACGCGGGCGCCGTGGACCGCGTGTGTGCGCGAGCACGGGCCGCCGGCATCACCGCGAGCCGAATCAACGTCTCGCACGCGTTCCACTCGTCGCTGGTCAGGCCCGCATACGAGGCGATGGCGGGGCGGCTCGCCGAGTTCACCTTCACCCGGCCCACCCGAGCGGTGGTGTCCACGGTGACCGGTGACCTGCTCGATCCGGACACCGACCTACGCGTGCTGCTGCGGGACCAGGTCCTGTGCCCGGTCCGTTTCCACGAGGCAGCCGCCAAGGCCGCCACCGGGGCCGACCTCGCCGTGGAGGTCGGCCCGGGGCGGGTGCTCACGGGCCTGCTGCGCGATATCGCGCCGGACACGCCGGTGCTGCCGGTCGACGCCGACAGCAGGTCGCTCGACTCGCTGCTGTCCGTGCTCGGCGCCGCCCACGCGCTGGGCGCCGCGGTCGACACCGAGGCGCTGTTCGGCGGCCGGGTGCTGCGTCCGCTGCCGCTGGAAGGCGGATTCACCTTCCTGGCGAGTCCCTGCGAGACCGCTCCCGACCTCGCGGTCGGGCTGGCAGTGCCCGCCGCCGACACCGCCACCGAAATGGCCGCGGCCACCGGTTCCGGCGATGCCGACCCGTCCACACTGGATCTGCTGCGCACGCTCGCCGCCGAACGCGTCGAGCTGCCGCTGGAGACCGTGACCGAGGCCACCCACCCGCTCGACCACCTGCACCTGAGCTCGATCACCGTCGGCCAACTCGTCAACGACGCCACCAGCCGGCTCGGCTTGCCCACGTTGGAGGCGACGACCAGCTTCGCCACCGCGACGCTCGGCGAGATCGCCGAGCTGATCGACGGGCTGGCCGAGTCGGCGCAAGGCGAAGGGAACGGCGGCGGCAGCACCGAGGTGGCCGGCGTCGGGCAGTGGGTGCGGCCGTTCTCCGTCGACCAGGTGGCGGTCCGGGCGCCAGAGGTGGACATCGGCACCGGTCCGGCCGGTACCTGGCAGGCGTTCGCACCGGCAGGCCACCCGCTCGCCGAGCGGCTGCGGGTCGCGCTCGCCGAGGCCGGCATCGGCGACGGCGTGCTGCTGTGCCTTCCGGACAGCGGTGAGGAGCACGTCGAGCTGTTCCTGAAGGCGGGCCAGGCTGCCGCGGACGCGCCACCGGGCACCCGGTTCGTCGTGGTACAGCACAGGTTCGGGGCGTCCGGCTTGGCCAGGACCGCGTTCTTGGAGGCGACGGGCGTACCGACCACGATCGTCACGCTGGCGGACCTCGCTTCGCCGACCGGTGCCGAGCTGGACGACGCGGCGCGGCGGGTGGTCATCGAAGCCGCTGCCACGACGTCGTTCAGCGAGGTCCGCTACGACGCCGGCGGCGGGCGGACGGTGCCGGTGCTGCACGTGCTACAGCCGCCCACCGAGCCGCGGACCGGCACGCCGCTGGACGGTTCCGACGTGCTGCTGGTCACCGGCGGCGCCAAGGGCATCACCGCCGAGTGCGCGCTGGCCATGGCGAGGGACTCGGGCGCCAAGCTCGCGTTGACCGGCCGGGACGACCCTGCCCGCGACGAGGAGATATCGGCCAACCTGGCCAGGATGGCCGCCGCGGGCGTGGTCTGCCGGTACGAGCGCGCCGATGTCACCGATGCCGACCAGGTCGCCGCGGCCGTGGCGCGGTTCGAGGCCGACCTCGGCCCGGTCACCGCGGTGATGCACGGCGCGGGCCGCAACGAACCGGCCGCGCTCACCAACCTGACCGAGGAACGGTTCCACCAGACGCTCGCCGTCAAGGTCTCCGGCCTTCGCGCGGTGCTCGACGCCGTGGCCCAGGACAGGCTCAAACTGCTGGTCACGTTCGGCAGCATCATCGGCCGGGCCGGGCTGAGCGGCGAGGCGCACTACTCGACCGCCAACGACTGGATGACCGAGCTGGCCGTCGACTTCCAGCGCGCACACCCGGAGGCCCGGGTGCTGGCGATGGAGTGGTCGGTGTGGTCGGGAGCCGGAATGGGCGAGCGGTTGGGCGTGGTCGAGGCACTCCTGCGCGACGGCATCACGCCAATCTCGGTGGAAGACGGCGTGAGCGTGCTGCGCCAGGTGCTGGCCGACCCCTCGGCCGGGCCGGTGCTGACGATCACCGGCCGGATGGGCGGATTGCCGACGTTGCCCCTGGACAGGAGCCAGGAGCTGCCGCTGACCCGATTCGTCGACCGGGTGCTGGTGCACTACCCGAACGTCGAGCTGGTCACCGAGGTCGAGCTGTCCCCCGGCAGCGACCCGTACCTGTCCGACCACCTGCTGGACGGCGACCTGCTGTTCCCCGCTGTCGTGGGGATGGAGGCGATGGCGCAGGTCGCGACGGCCGTGCTCGGCCGGACCGGTGTCCCACTGCTCGAGGACGTGGAGTTCCTGCGACCGATCGTGGCCCGCCCGGGTACCGCGACGTCCGTGCGGCTGGCGGCACTGGTCCGCGACAACGAGACAGTGTCGGTGGCCATCCGTGCCGAAGACACCGGGTTCGGTGCCGACCACTTCCGGGCTACGCTGCGACTGCCGCGGCCACCCCTGCCTGAAGGCGACACCGCGCGGGAGGCCACCCGGTTACCGCCGGTGCCGGTCGACCCGATCACCGAGCTCTACGGCACGGTGATGTTCCAGGGCAAGCGATTCCAGCGCCTGCTCGGTTACCGGAGAGCAAGCGCCCGGCACGCGGTCGCGGAGCTGTCCACCACCACGCCTGCGCCGTGGTTCGCCGCCTACCTGCCGCAGGATCAGGTGCTGGCGAACCCGGGTACGCGAGACGCGGTGATGCACGCACTCCAGTGCTGCGTGCCCGACGCGACCCTCCTCCCGCAGAGTGTGCAGCGGCTGTACCTGGCGGCACCCACCGACCAACACGTCGACTATGTGATCGTGGATGCCAGGGAGCGCGTACGGGACGGCGACAGCTACGTCTACGACATCGACGTGCTCGAACCGGCCGGCCGGGTGATCGAACACTGGCAAGGTCTGACACTCCGCGCGGTGCGGAAGAAGGACGGTTCCGGCCCGTGGGTACCCGCGATGCTCAGCGGCTACCTCGAGCGGGCGCTGGAGCGGGTACTCGGCGGCGGCCGCGCGGTGGTCGTCGAACCGGATCCCGAGCCGGGCGTACCGGCCGATCGGCGGGCACAGACCGGGCTGGCCGCGAGCCGCGGCTTCGGTAGACCGGTGACGGTGCGGCACCGGCCGGACGGCAGGCCGGAAGTGGACGGCGCCACGATCTCGGCGTCCCACGGCGCGGGCCTGAGCCTGGTGGTGGCCGGGCCGGGCCGGCTCGGCTGCGATGTCGAGACGGTGGCGCACCGCACGGAGAAGGACTGGGCCGGGCTGCTCGGCGACGGCCTCCGCGACATCCGCGACCTGGTGATGGCCGAGTCCGCGGAGGACGCCGACGTGGCCGGCACCCGAATGTGGTGTGCGCTGGAGTGCCTACGCAAGGCCGGGGTGACCGATCGGACGCTGACCGTGCACCGAGTCCATGAAGGTGGCTGGGTCGTGCTGTCGGCAGGCGACGCGCGGGTGGCCACCTTGAGCACCACTATCAACGGCCTTCCCGACCCGGTGGTGTTCGCCGTGCTGTCGCAACAGGAGTGA
- a CDS encoding cytochrome P450, which produces MSATSGRMPPGPPRRAVLGILRQLRADRLGLMSEAVREYGDAVRVAIGPKKLYIFNHPDHAKHVLADYAANYHKGIGYTEAKRALGDGLLTSEGALWKEQRRTIQPVFQHKRIAAQADVIVGEALGLVERLRTHRGTGRPVDVLTEVTALTLGVLGNTLLDTDLGAFESVEHAFEAVQDQAMFEMETLGLVPRWLPSRGQRAFRSARAHLEHMVGILVARRKANPSESGDDVLTRLIASTAKETDKRVADRRMRDELVTLLLAGHETTASTVGWTLHLVSQHPQVRDRLHEEAVAVYGGRRPTYADLSRLRYTHMVLQEVMRLYPPVWILPRRAVDDDEIGGYHVPAGAEVLICPYTLHRHPRYWPDPERFDPERFDQEVPANRPRYAHIPFGAGPRFCVGNHLGMMEATFIISTLMRDLLLVKQPGFRVDPEPMMSLRLGGGLPMTVDDRTSAADHAEI; this is translated from the coding sequence ATGAGTGCCACCAGTGGTCGGATGCCACCGGGGCCGCCCCGCAGGGCCGTCCTGGGAATCCTGCGCCAGCTCCGCGCGGACCGCCTCGGTCTGATGAGCGAGGCGGTCCGCGAGTACGGCGACGCGGTGCGGGTGGCGATCGGCCCGAAGAAGCTCTACATTTTCAACCACCCCGACCACGCCAAGCACGTGCTCGCGGACTACGCGGCCAACTACCATAAAGGCATCGGCTACACCGAGGCCAAGCGAGCACTGGGCGACGGGCTGCTGACCAGCGAGGGCGCGCTGTGGAAAGAACAACGGCGCACCATTCAGCCGGTGTTCCAGCACAAGCGAATCGCTGCGCAGGCCGACGTGATCGTCGGCGAGGCGCTCGGCCTCGTCGAACGGCTGCGTACCCACCGGGGTACGGGCCGGCCGGTGGATGTGCTGACCGAGGTCACCGCGCTGACGCTGGGCGTGCTCGGCAACACCCTGCTGGATACCGACCTCGGCGCGTTCGAGTCGGTCGAGCACGCCTTCGAAGCCGTGCAGGACCAGGCCATGTTCGAGATGGAGACACTGGGCCTGGTGCCGCGGTGGTTGCCGTCGAGGGGGCAGCGAGCGTTCCGCAGCGCCCGCGCCCACCTGGAACACATGGTGGGAATCCTTGTGGCGCGGCGGAAAGCCAATCCTTCCGAATCCGGCGACGACGTGCTGACCCGGCTGATCGCCTCCACAGCCAAGGAAACCGACAAGCGGGTCGCCGACCGCCGTATGCGCGACGAGTTGGTGACGCTGCTACTGGCCGGGCACGAGACGACGGCCAGCACGGTCGGCTGGACGTTGCATCTGGTCAGCCAGCACCCGCAGGTTCGCGACCGGCTGCACGAGGAGGCAGTGGCTGTCTACGGCGGCCGCCGCCCGACCTATGCGGACCTGTCCCGGCTGCGTTACACGCATATGGTGCTGCAAGAGGTCATGCGGCTGTACCCGCCGGTGTGGATCCTTCCGCGCCGGGCGGTGGACGACGACGAGATCGGCGGCTACCACGTGCCTGCCGGCGCGGAGGTCCTGATCTGCCCGTACACGCTGCATCGGCACCCGAGGTACTGGCCCGACCCGGAGCGGTTCGACCCGGAGCGGTTCGACCAGGAAGTCCCGGCGAACCGCCCCCGCTACGCGCACATCCCGTTCGGCGCCGGTCCCAGGTTCTGCGTCGGTAATCACCTCGGTATGATGGAGGCCACCTTCATCATCTCCACGCTGATGCGTGACCTGCTGCTGGTGAAGCAGCCCGGCTTCCGGGTCGATCCGGAGCCGATGATGTCCCTGCGCCTCGGTGGTGGGCTCCCCATGACCGTCGACGACCGGACCTCGGCCGCCGACCATGCCGAGATCTGA
- a CDS encoding class I SAM-dependent methyltransferase, whose amino-acid sequence MSKLAEGRYGRPDRHPRAAEFAKLRAAIVDERVRELFPLRFLAANETFARLVDATAYRILMSIGALPPANGITVQQARKELSIPWRRTVPLRFMYEKLAESGILARQDGRYFPGTVTVEEFDAVATELAERAPGAEAAAEILRTLVDEAERYFRAEATGDEILFAPDKLPLWPRYFSNDNLLYAINNTVGAEALSRVVPAGGGALEILEIGGGCGSAAEQALRTLGSGVTRYRFTEVAETFARHGERAARAAAAPSTTVESARLDMTVPWAEQGVEPGTFDLVYSVNCFHVAPDLDFVVAEAAKALKPGGTVVVSECIRPTKLARPIHAEIIFDFLDSFTDVATDPVRRPTHGFLTPAAWRATFEAAGLGDVTLLPDVDAVAEAYPDFVVGAVLAGKDTSA is encoded by the coding sequence ATGAGCAAGCTTGCGGAAGGCCGGTACGGTCGACCCGATCGGCATCCCAGGGCGGCGGAGTTCGCGAAGCTCCGAGCCGCCATTGTCGACGAGCGCGTCCGGGAACTCTTCCCGCTCAGGTTCCTCGCGGCGAACGAGACGTTCGCCCGCCTGGTCGACGCGACCGCGTACCGGATCCTCATGTCGATCGGCGCGCTGCCTCCGGCGAACGGCATTACGGTCCAGCAGGCCAGGAAGGAGCTCTCGATCCCATGGCGCCGGACGGTTCCCCTGCGGTTCATGTACGAGAAGCTCGCGGAATCCGGGATCCTTGCCCGGCAGGACGGTCGCTACTTCCCCGGAACGGTCACGGTGGAGGAGTTCGACGCCGTGGCGACAGAGCTCGCCGAGCGTGCACCCGGCGCCGAGGCCGCCGCGGAGATCCTGCGTACGCTGGTCGACGAGGCCGAACGATACTTCCGTGCCGAGGCGACGGGCGACGAGATCCTGTTCGCGCCCGACAAACTCCCACTCTGGCCGCGGTACTTCTCCAATGACAATCTCCTGTACGCCATCAACAACACGGTCGGTGCGGAGGCCCTATCCCGCGTCGTTCCCGCGGGCGGCGGCGCGCTCGAGATCCTGGAGATCGGTGGTGGCTGCGGCAGCGCGGCCGAGCAAGCGCTCCGCACGCTCGGCTCCGGTGTCACGCGCTACCGGTTCACCGAGGTGGCCGAGACCTTCGCCCGGCACGGCGAACGGGCGGCGAGGGCCGCGGCCGCACCGTCGACGACGGTCGAGTCCGCGCGCCTTGACATGACGGTGCCATGGGCGGAGCAGGGGGTGGAGCCCGGCACGTTCGACCTGGTCTACTCGGTCAACTGCTTCCACGTGGCGCCCGACCTCGACTTCGTCGTGGCGGAGGCGGCCAAGGCGCTCAAACCGGGTGGCACGGTCGTCGTCTCCGAGTGCATTCGTCCCACCAAGCTTGCGCGACCGATCCATGCGGAGATCATCTTCGACTTCCTGGACAGCTTTACCGACGTCGCCACCGATCCGGTGCGGCGCCCGACGCATGGCTTCCTGACGCCCGCCGCGTGGCGCGCCACGTTCGAGGCGGCGGGTCTCGGCGACGTGACACTGCTCCCGGACGTCGACGCGGTGGCCGAAGCGTACCCGGACTTCGTGGTGGGCGCCGTGCTGGCCGGCAAGGACACTTCGGCCTGA
- a CDS encoding serine hydrolase domain-containing protein produces the protein MAAAVLAASAAVALSGSAVAAGQVGADPYPGGEWERVDPAAAGFDPAELARIAEDLKADDSNCLVVIRNGRLVADWYWNGTGPESAQEVWSATKSVSSTLVGIAQSERKLDIEDRASRYIPAWAGTPSADVTVKNLLSNDSGRHWTDWVDDAVRVFMARDRTAFAASQPQDVPPGEFWAYNNTAIQALDAVLHTATGDRPVDYAEKKLLDPLGMKRSNMTQDQAGNTNVFMGLQSTCRDMARFGYLFLRNGHWNGTQVVPEPWVSDATGKPSQDITTAYGYLWWLNRRRPVAGVDSPMTREESTRAPHTQLVPSAPQDMYWAMGLGGQTVQVDPGSDTVVVRLAPTNLDSPSPIPKTARIVTEALVQP, from the coding sequence GTGGCCGCCGCGGTGCTGGCGGCCAGTGCGGCCGTCGCGTTGAGTGGTTCAGCTGTCGCCGCCGGCCAGGTGGGTGCCGACCCGTACCCTGGCGGGGAATGGGAACGCGTCGACCCCGCGGCAGCCGGATTCGACCCGGCCGAACTGGCGCGGATCGCCGAGGACTTGAAGGCGGACGACTCGAACTGCCTGGTGGTGATCCGGAACGGGCGGCTGGTCGCCGATTGGTACTGGAACGGCACCGGTCCCGAGTCCGCCCAAGAAGTGTGGTCCGCGACCAAATCGGTGTCGAGCACCCTGGTCGGCATCGCCCAGTCCGAGCGCAAGCTCGACATCGAGGACAGGGCGTCGCGGTACATTCCCGCCTGGGCGGGAACGCCGTCGGCCGACGTCACCGTCAAGAATCTGCTGAGCAACGACTCCGGCCGGCACTGGACAGACTGGGTCGACGACGCGGTGCGGGTCTTCATGGCGCGAGACCGGACCGCGTTCGCCGCCTCCCAGCCCCAGGACGTCCCTCCCGGCGAGTTCTGGGCATACAACAACACCGCCATCCAGGCCCTGGACGCCGTGCTTCACACAGCCACCGGCGACCGGCCCGTCGACTACGCGGAGAAAAAGCTCCTCGATCCCCTGGGCATGAAGCGCTCGAACATGACCCAGGACCAGGCTGGTAACACCAACGTGTTCATGGGCCTGCAGTCGACCTGTCGGGACATGGCCCGTTTCGGCTATCTCTTCCTGCGCAACGGGCACTGGAACGGCACCCAGGTCGTGCCCGAGCCGTGGGTCAGTGACGCCACAGGAAAGCCATCGCAGGACATCACCACCGCATACGGATACCTCTGGTGGCTCAACCGCCGCAGGCCGGTCGCCGGGGTCGACTCCCCGATGACCCGCGAAGAAAGCACCCGCGCCCCACACACCCAACTCGTACCGTCGGCCCCGCAGGACATGTACTGGGCCATGGGCCTCGGCGGCCAGACCGTCCAGGTCGACCCCGGCTCGGATACCGTCGTCGTCCGACTCGCCCCCACAAACCTGGACAGTCCATCCCCCATACCGAAAACCGCGAGAATCGTGACCGAAGCCCTGGTCCAGCCATGA
- a CDS encoding lipase family protein translates to MSISVRRGLTAVLTSVTVTVALVAGAPAAGAEAFYTPPSPLPAGQDGDVIKSQPSFILGSKATRIMYLSRDSKGEAIPVTGTVMVPDRAWTGGGPRPIVAYAPFTAGLGDKCAPSKTMAGEGEGDASSLFQSGFVNALLEKGIAVAQTDYEGLGTPGDHTYVMRGAQAHAVLDVIRAAQRLPDTGLPADGPVGITGYSQGGGGSAAAVELAPSYAPELDIRGAYVGAAPADLAVLAKSLDGSYAVAFLGFALVGLNTAYPETEILTKLANEKGKELYNTARDICTMEALLRYPFSRTRDFTRDGRPVSAYLDEEPFRSIMAEVKIGNRKPEAPVLVEHASNDDIVPYGQGRQMAEDWCGKGATVQFEDLPATPAFAHVGALPAAMDNSAIWLADRLSGKPATDNCGQF, encoded by the coding sequence ATGTCAATTTCGGTTCGACGTGGGCTTACCGCCGTACTGACGTCGGTGACCGTCACGGTGGCGCTGGTTGCCGGGGCGCCCGCGGCAGGCGCCGAGGCGTTCTACACTCCACCGTCGCCGCTGCCGGCCGGGCAGGACGGTGATGTGATCAAGTCGCAGCCGTCGTTCATCCTCGGTTCGAAGGCGACCCGGATCATGTATCTGAGTCGGGACTCGAAGGGTGAGGCGATTCCGGTGACCGGCACGGTGATGGTGCCGGACAGGGCGTGGACCGGGGGTGGCCCGAGGCCGATCGTGGCCTACGCGCCGTTCACCGCGGGTCTTGGTGACAAGTGTGCGCCGTCCAAGACCATGGCGGGCGAGGGGGAGGGCGACGCCTCCTCGCTGTTCCAGAGTGGGTTTGTCAACGCCTTGCTGGAGAAGGGGATCGCGGTAGCGCAGACCGATTACGAGGGTCTGGGGACTCCTGGGGACCACACCTATGTGATGCGGGGGGCTCAGGCGCACGCGGTGCTTGATGTGATCCGCGCGGCGCAGCGGTTGCCGGACACCGGTCTGCCCGCGGATGGGCCGGTAGGGATCACGGGGTACTCGCAGGGTGGTGGTGGCTCGGCCGCGGCGGTCGAGTTGGCCCCGAGCTACGCACCCGAGCTCGATATCCGGGGCGCCTATGTCGGTGCGGCACCGGCGGACCTGGCCGTGTTGGCCAAGTCGTTGGACGGTTCGTATGCCGTGGCGTTCCTGGGCTTCGCGCTGGTGGGGTTGAACACCGCGTACCCGGAGACGGAGATTCTGACCAAGCTTGCCAACGAGAAGGGCAAGGAGCTGTACAACACCGCAAGGGACATCTGCACGATGGAGGCGCTGCTCAGGTACCCGTTCTCGCGGACGCGCGACTTCACCAGGGACGGGCGGCCGGTGTCGGCGTATCTCGACGAGGAGCCGTTCAGGTCCATCATGGCGGAGGTGAAGATCGGTAACCGGAAGCCGGAAGCCCCGGTGCTGGTCGAGCACGCCTCGAACGACGACATCGTGCCCTACGGCCAGGGTAGGCAGATGGCCGAGGACTGGTGTGGCAAGGGCGCCACCGTGCAGTTCGAAGACCTGCCGGCCACTCCCGCTTTCGCGCACGTCGGAGCGCTTCCGGCGGCCATGGACAACTCCGCGATCTGGCTGGCCGACCGGCTGTCCGGCAAGCCCGCGACCGACAACTGCGGGCAGTTCTGA